The Malus sylvestris chromosome 3, drMalSylv7.2, whole genome shotgun sequence genomic sequence AGCAGTCACACACGGTGTTAGGTTTTTATCACACATGATTCTAGGTTTTTAAGAGTAATTATaaacttttattatttattcattttaatgAGTACTTACACATTTCTTAAGATTGTATTTTCGGCTTTTGAAGGCTATAACAGTAGccgattttttttcatttttcagaaaGCTTTGGTGACATTCGTGTACAATTCACAAAGACTGAGCCTACAATTGTGAAAgtttattgatttttctccTTAATAGGTAAGTTTCGGActactttatttttaattcttgatgagtttatttgtttgttgtttgaatttttgtacTTGAAATGTTCAGTTtccaatttaatatatttttttccagATAGATttcttaaaaatataatttattatataaacttgtttattgtttttcaatttgttagGTCAACGTCTCTTCAATGAAGAGGTTAAGAACTATTGATTCATTCTTTAGAAAAAAGAGATGACAGTGATAAATTAGAGAGTGATATACATTTTGCATCTAATGATATCACACCAGTATCAACTGAGCAACCTTATGATCCTCACCAGACATCTAATATAATTTCTTACTTCAAATTATTGCTTTTAGGCTTATTATTGTGTAATTTTATGTaagtaacaaaaaaatttaaccatttGATTTCATGGTAATAATTTTAGTTTAGCTCACCCAACAAATAATTTCTAGCTCCGCCATTGGCTGGAGATCCATCAATCTTTATAGCAATGACTCTTTTAGGAAGGGGCTTAGTAAAGTTGGACAAAGTCAACCACCGACAACCACAACAACCCAGCCTCATTCCTCTAACTTTGGTCGGATATGTATGAATATTAGAACGCCACCTTACTCGGTTTTGCACTAAATCCTCCGTTAATTCTCTAAAAACTCCATATTTTTTCTTATGCACTGTTTTTAAAATGCTCACTTAACACCGCTTAAGCCCCACCTAGACGCtagcgtttgaaaattaagaaaagacgCATAAACCTGCCTATGCATCCGCCTAACTAGCCTAGACCCTCTTGATAAGATATAAAgcagattatatatataattctattttgtaatttttatatcTCAGTTTTGGGTTAACTATACACTGgcaatacaaaaaaaatagaagattgACTAAGTTAACTTTTTAAGGTAACAATATATTGATTATGTTGTCACTAATCCTTCTGTGTAGGcatacttttcttcttttttttctcactcACCTATAGtagtattttgttttatttgagtGTAAGATTTGATTCACATCTATGACGAGTTCAATGGAATATGCAATCTTCATAAAGTGAATTCAGAGAATTAATATatgaagtgagagagagagaaaaagagagaaaagctgaATGATAAAGCTCCCTCAACCTCatgttagggttttgtagcaTGAGCTTGTTTGCGCAAACATAATAAGGCCATCTTCAACCGATGGCCGAttaaagggctcgttttagccctctgatcattcaagatattaatattttaatgaacagtacatggccatatttgcctccgtctccaaccgagggccaaagggccaaacataatttattatttaaatttaaaaactacaacaacttaaattcaaatccaacaacaacttaaatttagaaactacaacttatatttaaaaacaacgaattaaattaaaaactacaaattaaatttaaaaactacaaattaaatttaaaggaatggtgaatgaatggtttaggtatttatagaaaaaaaaagttagaatttttaaggccatctctaaccgagggctggccagatggctcattttagccctctggcccttcaagattctccaagatattaatattttaatgaaggccatatttgcctccgtctccaaccgagggccaaagggccagatggctcgttttagccctgtcacaaaaaaccgtctctaaccgagggccaaagggccatagggccaaacataatttattatttaaaaactacaactaaaatgttgtttaagtttcatgctGTATactttttatgttgtttaatgttatttaatgttgtttcatattgtttaatgttgtttcatgttacttaatttaatttaatgttgtataatggcttaggaagttataggaaaaaaaaatagaatttaaaaaaaatatgaaacaaattttgtcaaatagaagttataggaaaaaaaatggaatttaaaaaaaatatatgaaacaaattttgtgaaatagaagttataggaaaaaaatggaatttaaaaaacaatatgaaataaattttgtgaaatagaagttataggaaaaaaatggaatttaaaaaaaaatactaataatgtaaaaaaaaaaaatcaaatcaatgcaacggctagtagccgtttcatttgaatttttttttaaaacaatcttgtcggttataaccgacaggaatacaccattatttagtatattaaataatagcatgtatttctatcggttataaccgacaggaataacaaaactataaaaaaaaaatagccagcccgccagccagccctttggccctttgaaatttcgtggggccctcccagattctcgagccctctggcctagcccttggttggagacggttttagggctattttcggccctctggccctctggacccttcggttggagataacctaagaattaaaaaaaaaaggcccaaaaaacctaaaaaaaaaaatttgaatccaacggtaactggagtcagctagccgttgaaTTCAAATTTTAGTTTAAGCATTCCTGtgggttataaccgacatgattgGTGTTTTTTCTGGCCAACCTCGGGCTGGCTAGCTGGatgcagccagccctccagccctttggccctttcagatttCGTGAGGCCTTCTCAGATTCCacaagccctttggcctaacccttggttggagacggttttcggacTATTTTCGACCCTTTAGCCCTctagacccttcggttggagatggtctaactaAGAAAATGGAGCCCTTTAGTATTTACTAGAAATTGGTACCCGCGTACTGTTGCGggattaaaaattatttgaaaggttgtctaaaaaatataaaagattaatattatttatattgacAACATTAAGAAGGTTTTTACATGGAAATAATTTGACTGATACGGACCACGTACAAAAGATCACAGATTTGTTTTTTGTGAATGCCAAAAAGATTAGATGTGAGTTTATTTAAGTAGTTTCTGTGGCATGTCCAGACAACAATTTTCTTATGACAAATAGTCCAATAATATAAATGTACACTAATGTTTatgaatcaaataaattgaataGGCAAGAGGTAACACTACTGCTTCCTGGTAGTGTCGAGTTTTCTTTCCCTTGCACTTCCTGCattgttttttggttgtttgCCTCGTTGTGGGCTTTTGGTGTATGTTTTGGCATCTCTACCTGATTATGAATTccagtttaccaaaaaaaaaaaaaatgatgcctGCACTGTAAACCGCAAAAGACTAATACatgcaaaaacaaataaaaaagaaaggtgAACAAAAGTCTTCAACTTTTGACAATTTCACACAACTTCAAGACTTTTGTGTGCTCACACACACAGCCCTCGGCTAGGAAGGAGGCTGTCACGGCTGTGCTTTCTGTCACACTCTGCTTTCGGCCACTTTTGAAAACATTGACATCTAGCAGAAAAGTCTTTGGGCCACTTTCGAAAACATTGACATCTAGCAGAAAAGCGAGAGAGAGCTGAGAGATGAGTGAgagggaagaggatcctctcgtGAGCTTAGGAAGGAGATCCTCCTGACCAACTTATCTGGGCcgttcaattttaatttaatagtTTCAAACAGGTAGctttctaaaaattataataattgcaaccattagattaaatttgaacggCCTAGATAGGCTGATTAGGATGATCACCATTTGAGCCCCGAAGAGAATCAATCTAAAAACAAAACcctccaaaatcacaaaaggaaaTTTGAACAGAAAACAAGTTTGTAAATCCAAAATCACATAAACGAAATTGAAACGGTTGCATTAGAAAATCCTCTTGTACTCgtaaaacaataataatattaCATCAGAAATACCAGAATTCTTACCAGCATTGGGTTTATAGCTGAAGCCTATAGGTGTAAAATTCTCACCAGAACTACCAAGATTTTTCCTGAAACTTTTCTTTATCTTCGTGAGAATCAGAGGATGAACTCGAGCATCCTGCTCCAATAAGAAACCTGCATAAAGCCCCCAACAAATTCAACTagtgtttaaaaattaaaacattcaAAAGCAATATTTGTGATACTTTTTACTTGTTATTTAAAAAAAGCATGCTCAAGAAACCTCTGAAAAACCTCTAGCCTTTCAGAAAAGGTCATCAAACCATATAGAACCACAAACACAAAGCACATAAGAAATGCAAAGATGCAGATTTTCAAGGAAGCTTAACAACCTCCAGGAGCAAGAAAAAATTGCAAGATGGATTCGTACAAAATGCTACAAACAATTAAGCAAATTCATGTCCATTTTAACATGAATACAGCAGCAACATTACCTGCCATTCCAGTCAGACTGAAACCTACGAAATGGATGAACAACAGGTAGCAAATCTTTCTGCCTCATTTCAACCTCGTGAACATGAACCGTCTCTATTTCCATCTCTCCGCCGGTTACATCTTTACCAAAATTTAGCTCACTCACCAGCA encodes the following:
- the LOC126616859 gene encoding uncharacterized protein LOC126616859, with protein sequence MAGFLLEQDARVHPLILTKIKKSFRKNLGSSGENFTPIGFSYKPNADVNVFESGPKTFLLDVNVFKSGRKQSVTESTAVTASFLAEGCVCEHTKVLKLCEIVKS